One window of Bacteroides sp. AN502(2024) genomic DNA carries:
- a CDS encoding GNAT family N-acetyltransferase, with product MRIKEQVKALWRICFDDSEEFIEMYFKLRYKTEVNVTIQSGDEVISALQMLPYPMTFCRESVQTSYISGACTHPDFRNKGAMRELLSQSFARMLRNGVHFSALIPAEPWLFDYYARMGYASVFKYSTKELVLPEFIPSKEIVVSVVPEFQKEVYSYLNRKLSERACCIQHTPEDFQVIMTDLAISGGYLFVASQVNEIKGITIIYKRDKQIIINELCADDKDVEYGLLYAIRQQTGCKRMIQLLPPEDEQPQHPLGMARIINVKEVLQIYAAAFPEDEMQLELSDKQLSVNNGFYYLCKGKCMYSAERLPGAHIQMNISELTNRILQPLNPYMSLMLN from the coding sequence ATGAGGATAAAGGAGCAAGTAAAAGCATTGTGGAGAATCTGTTTTGACGATAGTGAGGAATTCATTGAAATGTATTTCAAACTGCGCTATAAAACAGAGGTGAATGTCACCATCCAAAGTGGTGATGAGGTAATCTCCGCACTTCAGATGCTTCCTTATCCGATGACTTTCTGTAGAGAAAGTGTACAGACCTCATATATTTCAGGAGCTTGCACGCATCCCGATTTCCGAAACAAAGGGGCTATGCGCGAGCTTTTATCACAGTCTTTCGCCCGGATGTTACGGAATGGGGTACACTTCAGCGCATTGATACCGGCGGAACCCTGGTTGTTTGATTACTATGCCCGTATGGGATATGCTTCGGTATTCAAGTATTCAACCAAAGAGCTCGTTTTGCCCGAGTTTATTCCTTCTAAAGAGATAGTGGTCAGTGTCGTTCCAGAGTTTCAGAAGGAGGTCTATTCCTATTTGAATAGGAAGCTTTCCGAACGGGCTTGCTGTATTCAGCACACACCGGAAGACTTTCAGGTTATTATGACCGATCTTGCCATTAGCGGAGGTTATTTATTTGTAGCCAGCCAGGTAAACGAAATCAAGGGAATAACCATTATATATAAAAGAGACAAACAGATCATTATCAATGAACTTTGCGCAGATGATAAGGATGTAGAATATGGTTTATTGTATGCCATCAGGCAACAGACCGGATGCAAGCGCATGATTCAACTACTGCCTCCAGAAGATGAACAGCCTCAACATCCGCTAGGTATGGCACGTATCATCAATGTCAAAGAGGTGCTGCAAATCTATGCCGCAGCTTTTCCCGAAGATGAAATGCAGCTGGAATTATCAGATAAACAACTGTCCGTAAATAACGGCTTTTATTACCTGTGTAAAGGAAAGTGCATGTACAGTGCCGAGAGGCTGCCTGGTGCTCATATACAGATGAACATTAGTGAATTAACCAATAGAATACTTCAGCCGTTAAATCCATATATGAGCTTGATGCTGAATTAG
- a CDS encoding glycoside hydrolase family 88 protein — MDTCVSCTDKKDASSEEVINIIHKVNNYWQTNHPEHGRSFWDNAAYHTGNMEAYFLTKQPEYLEYSKAWAEHNEWKGAKSDHKENWKYSYGESDDYVLFGDYQICFQMYADLYNLEPDTQKIARAREVMEYQMSTPNHDYWWWADGLYMVMPVMTKMYNITKNPLYLEKLHEYLSYADSIMYDEEAGLYYRDGKYVYPKHKSMNGKKDFWARGDGWVLAGLAKVLKELPETDKYRPEYIGRFRTLAKSVAACQQPEGYWTRSMLDPQHAPGPETSGTAFFTYGLQWGINNGFLDATEYQPVVEKAWKYLSTVALQPDGKIGYVQPIGEKAIPGQVVDANSTSNFGVGAFLLAACERVRYLNK, encoded by the coding sequence ATGGATACCTGTGTAAGTTGCACGGATAAGAAGGATGCTTCCTCTGAAGAAGTGATAAACATCATTCATAAAGTGAATAATTATTGGCAGACGAATCATCCGGAACACGGACGTTCTTTTTGGGATAATGCAGCCTATCACACCGGAAATATGGAAGCTTATTTTCTGACTAAACAGCCGGAATATCTGGAATACTCGAAAGCTTGGGCGGAACATAATGAATGGAAAGGTGCAAAATCAGATCATAAGGAAAACTGGAAGTACAGTTACGGTGAAAGTGATGATTATGTGCTTTTCGGTGACTATCAGATTTGTTTCCAGATGTATGCCGATCTCTATAATCTGGAACCGGATACGCAAAAAATAGCCCGTGCCCGCGAAGTGATGGAATATCAGATGAGTACCCCCAATCATGATTATTGGTGGTGGGCGGATGGCTTGTATATGGTCATGCCAGTCATGACTAAGATGTATAACATTACTAAGAATCCGCTCTATTTGGAGAAACTACATGAATACCTCTCCTATGCTGATAGTATTATGTATGATGAAGAGGCCGGACTTTATTACCGGGATGGGAAATACGTGTATCCTAAACATAAGAGCATGAACGGCAAAAAGGATTTCTGGGCACGTGGAGATGGCTGGGTATTGGCCGGATTGGCAAAAGTCTTGAAAGAACTTCCTGAAACAGATAAGTATCGTCCGGAATATATAGGTCGTTTCCGTACCTTGGCTAAGTCGGTTGCTGCTTGTCAACAGCCGGAAGGCTACTGGACGCGCAGTATGCTTGATCCGCAACATGCACCGGGACCGGAAACCAGTGGAACGGCTTTCTTTACTTATGGTTTGCAATGGGGAATCAATAACGGTTTCCTGGATGCTACAGAATATCAGCCGGTGGTTGAAAAAGCATGGAAATATCTCTCGACAGTTGCTTTGCAGCCTGATGGTAAAATCGGATATGTGCAACCGATTGGTGAGAAAGCGATACCCGGTCAGGTAGTAGACGCAAACTCAACTTCGAATTTTGGAGTAGGTGCATTTCTATTGGCAGCCTGCGAACGGGTTCGTTATTTGAATAAATAA
- a CDS encoding DUF2264 domain-containing protein: MNLNRHCVLLLLVAILLIPSQDVSAKKRKQVKEPTDRELWVEVLYRMAVPVLSNMSEGKLQQNMLVELSPTWDGRNKKVTYMECFGRLMAGLAPWISLPDDDTMESAQRKQLREWALKSYAQAVDPESPDYLLWKKEGQTLVDAAYIAESFLRGYDSLWLPLDSVTKKRYIAEFTQLRRVDPPYTNWLLFSATVEAFLRKVGAPSDTYRIASALRKVEEWYVGDGWYSDGKDFAFDYYNSFVLHPMYIEPLEIMTNGGKNKIWNMPDCDYNRAVKRMQRFGMILERFISPEGTLPVFGRSITYRTGTLQPLALLAWRGWLPKELPNGQVRAAMTAVIKRMFGDDRNFNEKGFLTLGFNGKQPNISDWYTNNGSLYMASLAFLPLGLPADHPFWTSPAEDWTSKKAWEGNDFPKDHAFH; this comes from the coding sequence ATGAATTTGAATAGGCATTGTGTATTACTATTGTTGGTCGCAATCTTGCTGATTCCATCGCAGGATGTATCGGCGAAAAAAAGGAAACAAGTAAAAGAACCGACTGACCGTGAATTATGGGTGGAGGTGTTGTATCGTATGGCTGTTCCGGTGCTCAGTAATATGAGTGAGGGAAAATTGCAGCAAAATATGTTGGTTGAGTTGAGTCCAACGTGGGACGGAAGAAACAAAAAAGTCACTTATATGGAATGTTTCGGGCGTTTGATGGCAGGATTGGCTCCTTGGATTTCATTGCCGGATGATGACACTATGGAAAGTGCGCAACGTAAGCAACTGCGTGAATGGGCGCTTAAGAGTTATGCGCAGGCTGTCGATCCGGAAAGTCCCGATTATTTATTATGGAAGAAAGAAGGGCAAACCTTGGTCGATGCCGCATATATTGCGGAAAGTTTTCTAAGAGGTTATGACTCCTTGTGGTTGCCGTTGGATAGTGTGACAAAGAAACGTTATATTGCCGAGTTTACCCAGCTCCGTCGAGTAGATCCTCCTTATACGAATTGGTTGTTGTTCTCAGCTACTGTAGAGGCGTTTTTGCGTAAAGTGGGTGCACCGAGTGATACTTACCGCATCGCTTCGGCTTTGCGTAAGGTAGAAGAGTGGTATGTCGGTGATGGCTGGTATTCGGATGGGAAAGACTTTGCTTTCGATTATTACAATAGTTTTGTACTGCACCCCATGTATATAGAACCATTGGAAATAATGACTAACGGTGGAAAGAATAAAATATGGAATATGCCGGACTGTGATTATAATCGTGCAGTAAAACGGATGCAACGTTTCGGGATGATTTTGGAACGGTTCATTTCTCCTGAAGGAACACTCCCTGTTTTCGGTCGTTCTATTACCTATCGTACAGGAACTTTGCAACCTTTGGCATTGCTGGCATGGAGAGGATGGTTACCCAAGGAATTGCCAAACGGACAAGTGCGTGCGGCCATGACAGCGGTTATTAAACGAATGTTTGGTGATGATCGTAATTTTAATGAAAAGGGATTTTTGACGTTGGGGTTTAATGGCAAACAACCGAATATATCTGATTGGTATACAAATAATGGTAGCTTATATATGGCATCGCTAGCTTTCCTTCCGCTCGGACTCCCGGCAGACCATCCATTTTGGACATCTCCAGCTGAAGACTGGACAAGTAAAAAAGCGTGGGAGGGGAATGATTTTCCGAAGGATCATGCTTTTCATTAA
- a CDS encoding family 43 glycosylhydrolase — MAYWKNDSVILLLLTILSLPIAAQSDGWRLVWSDEFDTEGRLSPSVWNYEQGYVRNEEEQWYQPDNAICKGGFLVIEARKERDRKNPLFMSGSSDWRQKREFVEYTSSSVTTAGKKEFLYGRFEVRARIPVAKGAWPAIWTLGNGMEWPSCGEIDIMEYYHIKGLPHILANAAWGTDKRWSARWDSKATPYIHFTERDPEWAFKFHIWRMDWDEEAIKLYLDDELLNEISIKNTLNGTIGKRTNPFTKPQYLLLNLAVGGINGGPIDEAALPMKYEIDYVRVYQREKEVVSGRVWRDTEGNVINAHGGGVLYHGGKYYWFGEHRPESGFVTEKGINCYSSIDLLNWNYEGVVLPVSSTEGSDIEKGCIMERPKVIYNKKTGKFVMWFHLELKGRGYESSRAAVAVSDSPAGPYCFIRSDRVNSGIYPLNMTKKQKRIKWNPSEYKEWWTPKWYDAVEKGMFVKRDLEGGQMSRDMTLFVDDDGKAYHIYSSEDNLTLQIAELTDDYLSHTGAYIRIFPGGHNEAPVIFKKDGVYWMITSGCTGWKPNKARLLTATAIMGEWRQLAMNPCVGENADQTFGGQGTFILSLPEKEQFIFMADSWCPKSLADSRYIWLPIRFNEKGIPFIEWVYRWKPY; from the coding sequence ATGGCATATTGGAAGAATGATTCAGTCATATTGCTGTTACTAACGATCTTGTCGTTGCCCATTGCCGCGCAAAGTGACGGTTGGCGATTGGTATGGAGTGATGAGTTTGATACGGAGGGGCGATTATCCCCTTCCGTATGGAACTATGAACAAGGGTATGTCCGTAATGAAGAAGAACAATGGTATCAGCCGGATAATGCCATTTGTAAAGGAGGTTTTCTTGTTATCGAAGCTCGGAAAGAACGAGACCGTAAGAATCCTCTTTTTATGTCTGGTAGTAGCGATTGGCGCCAGAAAAGGGAATTTGTAGAATATACCTCTTCATCAGTGACGACTGCCGGAAAGAAGGAGTTTCTTTATGGACGTTTTGAAGTACGTGCCCGTATTCCTGTGGCGAAAGGTGCATGGCCGGCTATTTGGACGTTAGGTAATGGTATGGAATGGCCTTCGTGCGGTGAGATAGACATCATGGAATATTATCACATCAAAGGTCTTCCCCATATTTTGGCCAATGCTGCATGGGGTACAGACAAACGATGGAGTGCCCGATGGGATAGTAAAGCCACACCCTATATTCATTTTACGGAGAGAGATCCTGAGTGGGCTTTTAAGTTTCATATCTGGCGGATGGATTGGGATGAAGAAGCCATCAAGCTTTATTTGGATGACGAGTTGTTGAATGAGATTTCTATAAAGAACACTTTAAACGGAACTATCGGCAAGAGGACGAATCCTTTTACAAAGCCACAATATCTTTTATTGAATCTGGCCGTTGGTGGTATCAATGGAGGACCGATTGATGAGGCTGCCTTACCGATGAAATATGAAATCGATTATGTGCGGGTTTATCAGAGGGAAAAAGAAGTAGTTTCTGGAAGGGTATGGAGAGACACAGAAGGAAACGTGATTAATGCCCATGGTGGGGGTGTTCTGTATCATGGAGGAAAATATTATTGGTTCGGCGAGCATCGCCCGGAATCGGGATTTGTGACCGAAAAAGGAATAAATTGTTATTCGTCCATCGATTTATTGAACTGGAACTATGAAGGGGTAGTATTACCTGTATCCTCAACAGAAGGGAGCGATATTGAAAAAGGGTGTATCATGGAACGACCGAAAGTGATTTATAACAAAAAGACTGGAAAGTTCGTAATGTGGTTTCATTTAGAATTGAAGGGGAGAGGATATGAATCGTCCCGTGCTGCTGTTGCTGTCAGTGATTCTCCTGCCGGCCCCTATTGTTTTATACGTTCTGATCGTGTGAATTCGGGTATTTATCCATTGAATATGACGAAAAAACAAAAGCGAATCAAATGGAATCCTTCTGAATATAAAGAGTGGTGGACTCCGAAATGGTATGATGCGGTTGAAAAGGGAATGTTTGTGAAAAGAGATTTGGAAGGAGGGCAAATGTCTCGTGATATGACTTTGTTTGTGGATGATGATGGGAAAGCTTATCATATTTATTCTTCGGAAGATAATTTGACATTACAGATTGCGGAATTAACAGATGATTATCTCAGCCATACGGGTGCATATATTCGCATTTTTCCCGGAGGACATAATGAGGCGCCGGTTATATTTAAAAAAGATGGAGTTTATTGGATGATAACTTCCGGATGTACGGGGTGGAAACCTAATAAAGCCCGTTTGCTTACTGCTACTGCAATAATGGGGGAATGGAGACAGTTGGCGATGAATCCATGTGTGGGTGAAAATGCGGATCAAACTTTTGGTGGACAGGGTACTTTTATCTTATCTTTACCGGAAAAGGAACAATTTATTTTTATGGCAGATAGTTGGTGTCCGAAAAGTTTGGCGGATTCTCGCTATATTTGGCTGCCAATCCGATTTAATGAAAAAGGAATACCTTTTATCGAGTGGGTATATAGGTGGAAACCTTATTAG
- a CDS encoding BT_3987 domain-containing protein → MMKTNKIWIVACMVTAVIGGIYGCDDDKDFSYEGRLDLNLLNLTQARELWDGAECNVFTALRQSEDEMPVKNFTYKLNLSLYQDRTAAQDAQVNLEVNKDTLNKLVAKVNEGGIYAKYDGAELLPESYYHFSSQTLMLQTGKTKSDAVSVTVYSNELIAACQDARRDLLYVLPLTIESLSSYGINPKTSTLMLHFNVTYVEPKEDENGPEYVPDPNDAPEKMENGLVLKFHDEFNEDGEPDWNVWRWEEGFQRNQELQWYQKENAICKDGVLIITGKEERVKNKNYEAGSGDWKKNREYAYYTSSCLITKEYRFRKGRMLVRAKIPTAMGAWPAIWTTGGSSDSWCWEWPLGGEVDLLEYYVVNGKQSVHANVCWGSDKRWSGKWQSYNRPIAEFIEKDKNWGKKYHIWRMDWCLDEEENTLKLYLDDELMNEITDLKKTTVNGGGGLDDWWRGSWRNPYLDSGNDKEGFGQCIWLNLALGSNGGEPDLSKFPLEYHVDYVRVYQFE, encoded by the coding sequence ATGATGAAAACGAATAAAATATGGATAGTCGCCTGTATGGTGACCGCTGTCATCGGTGGAATTTACGGTTGCGATGATGATAAGGATTTTAGTTATGAAGGTCGATTAGATCTTAACTTGTTGAACCTGACTCAAGCCCGTGAGTTGTGGGATGGGGCGGAGTGTAATGTGTTTACGGCTTTACGGCAAAGTGAGGATGAAATGCCTGTCAAAAACTTTACTTATAAGCTGAATCTGTCTCTCTATCAGGATCGTACGGCAGCGCAGGATGCTCAGGTTAATTTGGAGGTGAACAAGGATACATTAAACAAACTAGTAGCCAAGGTGAATGAAGGGGGTATTTATGCAAAATATGACGGTGCGGAGTTACTTCCGGAGTCATATTATCATTTTTCCTCTCAGACATTAATGTTGCAGACTGGTAAAACAAAGTCGGATGCTGTATCGGTGACTGTCTATTCCAATGAGCTGATTGCCGCTTGTCAGGATGCCAGGCGGGATTTGTTGTACGTACTTCCGTTAACGATTGAATCTTTATCGTCTTATGGAATCAATCCTAAAACAAGTACGCTAATGTTGCATTTTAATGTGACTTATGTAGAACCGAAAGAGGATGAAAATGGACCGGAATATGTGCCCGATCCCAACGATGCACCGGAAAAGATGGAAAATGGACTCGTTTTGAAATTTCATGATGAGTTTAACGAGGATGGAGAGCCAGATTGGAATGTATGGCGTTGGGAGGAGGGCTTCCAACGTAATCAGGAATTGCAATGGTATCAGAAAGAAAATGCTATTTGTAAAGATGGGGTATTGATAATTACAGGAAAAGAAGAACGGGTGAAGAATAAGAACTATGAAGCGGGAAGCGGCGATTGGAAAAAGAATCGTGAATATGCCTATTATACATCAAGTTGCCTGATTACAAAAGAATATAGATTCCGGAAGGGAAGAATGCTTGTCAGAGCTAAGATTCCTACGGCAATGGGAGCGTGGCCAGCTATTTGGACGACCGGTGGAAGTTCTGACAGCTGGTGTTGGGAATGGCCATTGGGCGGTGAGGTTGATTTGCTCGAATATTATGTAGTGAATGGAAAACAGAGTGTGCACGCCAATGTTTGTTGGGGATCGGATAAACGTTGGAGCGGTAAATGGCAGTCTTATAACAGACCGATTGCTGAATTTATAGAGAAAGATAAGAATTGGGGAAAGAAATATCATATTTGGCGCATGGATTGGTGCTTGGATGAAGAAGAGAATACCTTGAAGCTTTATTTGGATGATGAACTGATGAATGAGATTACGGATTTGAAGAAGACGACTGTCAATGGTGGTGGGGGATTAGATGATTGGTGGAGAGGATCATGGCGTAATCCCTATCTTGATAGTGGTAATGATAAGGAAGGATTCGGACAGTGTATCTGGTTGAATCTGGCTTTGGGATCTAATGGAGGTGAACCTGATTTATCCAAATTCCCGCTTGAATATCATGTGGATTATGTTCGTGTTTACCAGTTTGAATAA
- a CDS encoding discoidin domain-containing protein, with amino-acid sequence MKLNVSYMITAFALLGMVGCDKNFEEFETVAGGGAPAAVELSTVRSEALPGQIKLNWKAPEGDYAYMQIRYYDPLQKKNICKIASKGTTEMLIENTRARFGDYTFYLQTFNAVHEGGTIQELKAKSGRMPASYTEKSRTQVTLTVDQLSCNYPDANEGYFDRLIDGKTADPSFFHTNWHNPLVDLPHYIQIDLKEEHENFAFEYYTRDTGNSDGFPTSAELQISTDGEHWETVATLNGLPAKRQTKYASDFVMPGKKFKFFRFNVLTSSQNKKYFHIGEIAFLDVDIETYDPETVPLD; translated from the coding sequence ATGAAGTTGAATGTTAGCTATATGATTACAGCCTTTGCTTTGCTGGGAATGGTTGGCTGTGACAAGAACTTTGAAGAATTTGAAACGGTTGCAGGAGGGGGAGCTCCTGCCGCTGTTGAGCTTTCGACTGTCCGGTCAGAGGCTTTGCCGGGACAGATTAAACTGAATTGGAAAGCACCGGAAGGTGATTATGCTTATATGCAGATTCGCTATTATGATCCTTTGCAAAAGAAGAATATTTGTAAGATTGCTTCTAAAGGAACAACGGAAATGTTGATAGAGAATACGCGTGCCCGTTTCGGAGACTATACTTTTTATTTGCAGACTTTTAATGCGGTTCATGAGGGCGGAACGATTCAGGAATTGAAAGCAAAGTCGGGAAGGATGCCTGCATCATATACGGAGAAATCTCGTACACAGGTTACGTTGACGGTAGACCAATTGTCTTGTAATTATCCGGATGCGAACGAGGGATATTTTGATCGTTTGATAGATGGAAAAACGGCGGATCCTTCTTTCTTCCACACCAATTGGCATAATCCGCTGGTTGATCTGCCGCATTATATTCAGATCGACTTGAAGGAAGAACATGAAAACTTTGCATTTGAATATTATACGCGGGATACTGGCAATTCAGACGGGTTTCCTACTTCCGCAGAATTGCAAATTAGTACGGATGGTGAACACTGGGAAACGGTTGCCACTTTGAATGGATTGCCAGCAAAACGTCAGACAAAATATGCGTCTGATTTTGTCATGCCGGGAAAGAAATTTAAATTCTTTCGTTTCAATGTGTTGACAAGCTCACAGAATAAAAAATATTTTCATATAGGGGAGATTGCTTTTTTAGATGTGGATATTGAGACGTATGATCCGGAAACAGTACCTTTGGATTAA
- a CDS encoding RagB/SusD family nutrient uptake outer membrane protein gives MKLKNIYLGIACIAVMSACNDKMDYHEYTSYDKNYVFSDFSRTAGFVNNVYSYLDSDLPSLTSYASACDEAEMAVTYSSVLDYTNGAWSALNPKSLWGYYSGIRAANYYLKESKDLDFYDLRYAQDYEAQMNRFNRYQYEVRLLRAYYYFLLVRAYGDVPFTVNVLTEDEANSLSRTPASEIFDFIISECDVVAPELPVSYSALDNDAAGGSNPEAGRVTRGTALALKARAALYRASKLFSGGENKELWHEAAAANKAVIDYCMANGIRLGKYTDIWGTNNHQASEMIFVRRIGDTNGPEYINFPVGMENASSGNCPTQTLVDAYESKDNGDKDPRFGMTIACNGDKWPNTNPDPLETFIGGKNGLPLPYATPTGYYLKKYLDASTDISAESGSGGKRHNWVIFRLGEFYLNYAEAVYRYLGTAGGTDNEFRMSACAAVNKVRQRSDVQMPDFPDNISNADFWERYKKERMVELAFEQHRFWDVRRWKEGGFTNIVRMEITQNADGSFRYEKKNKTLVWDDKMYLFPIPASEMRKNSNLTQNPGW, from the coding sequence ATGAAATTGAAAAATATATACTTAGGAATAGCTTGTATAGCGGTGATGTCGGCTTGCAACGATAAGATGGATTATCATGAGTACACATCATATGACAAAAATTATGTTTTCTCGGACTTCTCCCGTACGGCAGGATTTGTGAATAATGTCTACAGTTATTTGGACTCTGATTTGCCGAGCCTTACTTCATATGCTTCCGCTTGTGATGAAGCGGAAATGGCTGTCACTTATTCATCTGTTCTTGACTATACGAACGGTGCTTGGAGTGCATTGAATCCTAAATCTTTATGGGGGTATTATTCCGGTATTCGTGCAGCCAATTATTATCTGAAAGAAAGTAAAGACCTTGATTTTTATGATTTACGCTATGCACAAGATTATGAAGCTCAAATGAACAGGTTTAACCGTTATCAATACGAAGTTCGTTTGCTACGGGCGTATTACTATTTCTTACTGGTTCGTGCGTATGGTGATGTGCCTTTCACGGTGAATGTGTTGACAGAGGATGAAGCTAACTCTCTTTCACGTACTCCGGCATCGGAAATATTTGATTTTATCATTAGCGAATGCGATGTAGTAGCACCGGAATTGCCTGTTTCTTATTCTGCTTTGGACAATGATGCTGCGGGCGGTTCCAATCCGGAAGCCGGTCGTGTGACGCGAGGAACAGCTTTGGCTTTGAAAGCCCGTGCCGCATTGTATAGAGCAAGCAAGTTGTTTAGTGGCGGAGAAAACAAAGAATTATGGCACGAAGCTGCTGCAGCCAATAAAGCTGTCATCGATTATTGTATGGCTAATGGCATTCGGCTCGGAAAATATACGGATATTTGGGGCACTAATAATCATCAAGCTTCTGAAATGATTTTTGTCCGTCGTATTGGAGATACAAATGGTCCTGAATATATAAACTTTCCGGTGGGAATGGAAAATGCCAGTTCTGGAAACTGTCCGACGCAGACATTGGTGGATGCTTATGAATCTAAGGATAATGGAGATAAAGATCCGCGTTTCGGTATGACTATCGCTTGTAATGGTGATAAATGGCCGAATACGAATCCTGACCCGTTGGAAACGTTTATTGGCGGTAAGAACGGGCTACCTCTTCCGTATGCCACACCTACCGGTTATTATTTGAAAAAGTATTTGGATGCCTCTACTGATATCAGTGCGGAGAGTGGTAGTGGAGGCAAACGGCATAACTGGGTTATATTCCGTTTGGGAGAATTTTATCTGAACTATGCAGAAGCGGTTTACCGCTATTTGGGAACAGCTGGCGGTACGGATAATGAATTTAGAATGTCGGCTTGCGCTGCGGTCAATAAGGTACGGCAGCGTTCGGATGTACAAATGCCGGATTTCCCGGATAATATTTCTAATGCTGATTTCTGGGAACGTTATAAAAAAGAAAGAATGGTAGAACTGGCTTTTGAACAGCATCGTTTTTGGGATGTCCGCCGTTGGAAAGAAGGTGGTTTCACTAATATCGTGCGTATGGAGATTACCCAAAATGCGGATGGAAGTTTTCGTTATGAAAAGAAAAATAAAACATTGGTTTGGGATGATAAAATGTATCTCTTCCCGATTCCGGCTTCGGAAATGCGTAAGAATTCGAATCTGACCCAGAATCCGGGATGGTAA